The proteins below come from a single Kitasatospora sp. NBC_00315 genomic window:
- a CDS encoding response regulator — protein MADHTITLLIVDDHPVVRDGLRGMFAASPDFEVLGEAGDGVEAVALVERLDPDVVLMDLRMPGGPGVEAIAELTRRGARCEVLVLTTYDTDSDTLPAIEAGATGYLLKDAPRDELFAAVRAAAAGRSVLSPAVASRLVSRVRSPRPGGEALSSREREVLGLVAKGTSNRAIAALLFVSEATVKTHLTHVYTKLGVSDRAAAVAVAYDRGILGAEA, from the coding sequence ATGGCTGACCACACCATCACCCTGCTGATCGTCGACGACCACCCGGTCGTCCGGGACGGGCTGCGCGGCATGTTCGCCGCGTCCCCGGACTTCGAGGTGCTCGGGGAGGCGGGTGACGGCGTCGAGGCGGTGGCGCTCGTCGAACGGCTCGACCCCGACGTGGTCCTGATGGATCTTCGGATGCCCGGCGGCCCGGGCGTCGAGGCGATCGCCGAGCTGACCCGGCGGGGAGCGCGCTGCGAGGTCCTCGTGCTGACCACCTACGACACCGACTCGGACACCCTCCCCGCGATCGAGGCCGGCGCCACCGGCTATCTGCTCAAGGACGCCCCCCGCGACGAACTCTTCGCCGCGGTACGGGCGGCGGCCGCCGGACGGAGCGTGCTCTCGCCCGCCGTCGCGTCCCGGCTGGTCTCCCGGGTCCGGTCACCCCGACCCGGCGGCGAGGCGCTGAGCAGCCGGGAGCGCGAAGTGCTGGGGCTGGTCGCCAAGGGAACCTCCAACCGTGCGATCGCCGCGCTGCTCTTCGTCAGCGAGGCGACCGTCAAGACCCATCTCACCCACGTGTACACCAAACTGGGCGTCAGCGACCGGGCCGCCGCCGTCGCGGTGGCGTACGACCGGGGCATCCTGGGCGCCGAGGCCTGA
- a CDS encoding sensor histidine kinase — MTADGGRDTVTVEQAWDRFFRWGPYALLGIATLVGAASSDLLMTGDEAVAAGALVAAAVALQAWWGRTGPGLPEFALAGRVHYTLRYAIAFALTWLNPFFAVYAVIGYFDAVRLLPRRAALAGTLATALTMAGSQAGGLPPASAAQWIAFGALFVLNSSLVLVFGRLAAREADNAKAQACAITALEEANAALEEANGRLERALAENAGLHAQLLVQAREAGVADERRRLAAEIHDTIAQGLTGIITQLQAADESADAAVARRHTDRAAALARQSLGEARRSVHDLGPAALERNSLPQALTEVTGAWSEATGVRARVTVTGTAEALHAEVEATLLRIAQEALANAGRHARAGRVGVTLSYMDDEVTLDVRDDGCGFDPLAVLPRRSTGGFGLGGMRARAERIAGTVDIESEPGGGTAVSARVPLVRHG, encoded by the coding sequence ATGACGGCGGACGGCGGGCGGGACACCGTGACGGTGGAGCAGGCGTGGGACCGGTTCTTCCGGTGGGGTCCGTACGCCTTGCTGGGCATCGCGACCCTGGTCGGCGCCGCCAGCAGCGATCTCCTGATGACCGGTGACGAGGCCGTCGCCGCCGGGGCGCTGGTCGCCGCGGCCGTCGCCCTGCAGGCCTGGTGGGGACGGACCGGGCCCGGGCTGCCGGAGTTCGCCCTGGCCGGCCGGGTGCACTACACGCTCCGGTACGCGATCGCCTTCGCGCTCACCTGGCTCAACCCCTTCTTCGCCGTCTACGCGGTGATCGGCTACTTCGACGCCGTCCGGCTGCTGCCCCGCCGCGCCGCCCTGGCCGGCACGCTCGCCACCGCCCTCACCATGGCGGGCTCGCAGGCAGGCGGCCTGCCGCCGGCCTCGGCCGCGCAGTGGATCGCCTTCGGCGCTCTGTTCGTGCTCAACTCCTCACTGGTCCTGGTCTTCGGCCGGCTCGCCGCCCGCGAGGCCGACAACGCCAAGGCCCAGGCGTGCGCCATCACCGCCCTGGAGGAGGCCAACGCCGCCCTGGAGGAGGCCAACGGACGGTTGGAGCGTGCCCTCGCGGAGAACGCCGGCCTGCACGCCCAACTGCTGGTCCAGGCCCGCGAGGCGGGCGTCGCCGACGAGCGCCGGCGACTGGCCGCGGAGATCCACGACACCATCGCGCAGGGCCTGACCGGCATCATCACCCAGCTCCAGGCCGCCGACGAGAGCGCCGATGCCGCCGTCGCCCGCCGGCACACCGACCGCGCGGCGGCGCTCGCCCGGCAGAGCCTGGGGGAGGCCCGGCGCTCCGTGCACGACCTCGGCCCGGCCGCCCTGGAGCGCAACTCGCTGCCCCAGGCGCTGACCGAGGTCACCGGCGCCTGGTCCGAGGCCACCGGCGTGCGGGCCCGGGTCACCGTCACCGGTACGGCCGAGGCGCTGCACGCCGAGGTGGAGGCCACGCTGCTGCGGATCGCGCAGGAGGCCCTCGCCAACGCCGGCCGCCACGCCCGGGCCGGCCGGGTCGGCGTCACCCTCTCCTACATGGACGACGAGGTGACCCTGGACGTCCGTGACGACGGCTGCGGCTTCGACCCGCTCGCCGTCCTGCCGCGCCGCTCCACCGGCGGCTTCGGCCTCGGCGGGATGCGGGCCCGCGCCGAGCGGATCGCCGGGACCGTCGACATCGAGTCCGAACCCGGCGGCGGCACGGCCGTCTCCGCCCGCGTACCCTTGGTCCGCCATGGCTGA
- a CDS encoding ABC transporter permease: MTAATASPALPAGAATPGALTASTAVLKAEAGLFVREPLSLFWVVLFPSVLLTILGLIPAFRHPDPALGGRRVIDLYVPVTVLLALMTAGIQAMPPVLAGYRERGILRRMSATPVRPRTLLAAQIVLHGAAALVSVALTLAVGRLAFGVALPGRPGGYLLALLPATLGALALGATVAALSRTTKIAGAVASAVFFPMMFSAGVWIPVQAMPALLRRIVGFTPFGAGAQALGQAAAGDWPSWSHLAVVGLWAVVLTGTASRWFRWA, translated from the coding sequence ATGACCGCCGCCACCGCGTCCCCCGCCCTCCCCGCCGGGGCCGCCACCCCCGGGGCCCTCACCGCGTCCACCGCCGTGCTCAAGGCGGAGGCCGGGCTGTTCGTCCGCGAGCCGCTGAGCCTGTTCTGGGTCGTGCTGTTCCCCTCCGTGCTGCTCACGATCCTCGGTCTGATCCCGGCCTTCCGGCACCCCGACCCCGCGCTCGGCGGGCGCCGCGTGATCGACCTGTACGTCCCGGTGACCGTGCTGCTGGCACTGATGACGGCCGGGATCCAGGCCATGCCGCCCGTCCTGGCCGGCTACCGCGAGCGGGGGATCCTCCGTCGGATGTCGGCCACCCCCGTGCGGCCCCGCACCCTGCTGGCGGCGCAGATCGTGCTGCACGGCGCCGCCGCCCTGGTCTCGGTGGCGCTCACGTTGGCCGTCGGGCGGCTCGCCTTCGGCGTCGCGCTGCCGGGGCGGCCCGGCGGATACCTGCTGGCCCTGCTGCCGGCCACCCTCGGCGCGCTCGCACTCGGCGCGACGGTGGCGGCGCTGTCCCGCACCACCAAGATCGCCGGGGCGGTCGCCTCGGCGGTCTTCTTCCCGATGATGTTCAGCGCGGGCGTCTGGATCCCGGTCCAGGCGATGCCGGCCCTGCTGCGCCGCATCGTCGGCTTCACGCCGTTCGGCGCGGGCGCCCAGGCTCTGGGTCAGGCGGCGGCCGGCGACTGGCCGTCCTGGTCGCACCTCGCGGTCGTGGGACTCTGGGCGGTGGTGCTGACCGGCACCGCGTCCCGCTGGTTCCGGTGGGCGTAG
- a CDS encoding ABC transporter ATP-binding protein has product MAIIEVDGLRKSYGGRPVVDGISFTVEEGEIFGILGPNGAGKTTTVECVEGLRTPDAGSVRVAGLDPVADHHRVTQLLGAQLQESELQAKLTVREALELYAAFYPRPADWRPLAERLGLTDRLGSRFGGLSGGQKQRLFIALALIGNPRVVVLDELTTGLDPRARRATWELIEDVRAAGVTVLLVTHVMAEAQRLCDRIALVSGGRLAALDTPAGLIGRAAGSTVISFTPSRPLDERELSALPSVVSVEHGDGRLTVTGTEETVDAVISLLVRRGITARHLRVTDATLDDAFLDLTAQGA; this is encoded by the coding sequence ATGGCGATCATCGAGGTTGACGGGCTGCGCAAGTCCTACGGGGGCCGGCCCGTGGTGGACGGGATCTCCTTCACGGTCGAGGAGGGCGAGATCTTCGGCATTCTCGGCCCCAACGGCGCCGGGAAGACCACCACCGTCGAGTGCGTCGAGGGGCTGCGGACCCCCGACGCCGGCAGCGTCCGCGTGGCCGGCCTGGACCCGGTCGCGGACCACCACAGGGTCACCCAGCTGCTCGGCGCCCAGCTCCAGGAGAGCGAGCTCCAGGCCAAACTGACCGTACGCGAGGCGCTGGAGCTGTACGCCGCCTTCTACCCGCGCCCCGCCGACTGGCGGCCGCTGGCCGAGCGGCTCGGCCTCACCGACCGGCTGGGCAGCCGCTTCGGCGGCCTCTCCGGCGGCCAGAAGCAGCGCCTGTTCATCGCACTCGCCCTGATCGGCAACCCCAGGGTGGTGGTGCTCGACGAACTCACCACCGGTCTCGATCCGCGCGCCCGGCGTGCCACCTGGGAGCTGATCGAGGACGTCCGGGCCGCCGGAGTGACCGTCCTGCTGGTCACCCACGTGATGGCCGAGGCCCAGCGCCTCTGCGACCGGATCGCCCTGGTCAGCGGTGGCCGACTCGCCGCCCTGGACACCCCGGCCGGGCTGATCGGCCGGGCCGCCGGCTCCACCGTGATCTCCTTCACCCCCTCGCGGCCGCTGGACGAGCGGGAGCTCTCCGCGCTGCCCTCGGTGGTCTCCGTCGAGCACGGTGACGGCCGGCTGACCGTCACCGGCACGGAGGAGACGGTGGACGCCGTGATCTCCCTGCTCGTCCGGCGCGGGATCACCGCCCGGCACCTGCGCGTCACCGACGCCACCCTCGACGACGCGTTCCTCGACCTCACCGCCCAGGGAGCCTGA
- a CDS encoding secondary thiamine-phosphate synthase enzyme YjbQ produces the protein MADNFHTLTFQITTGSHEVALDITDRCTAFLAEHAAGRDGLLNVFVPHATAGIAILETGAGSDDDLLATLRELIPADDRWRHRHGSAGHGRDHVLPGLVAPHATLPVISGQLALGVWQSVVLVDTNGDNPRRTVRLSYLG, from the coding sequence ATGGCGGACAACTTCCACACCCTGACGTTCCAGATCACCACCGGCAGCCACGAGGTCGCCCTCGACATCACCGACCGCTGCACCGCGTTCCTCGCCGAGCACGCGGCCGGGCGGGACGGGCTGCTCAACGTGTTCGTCCCGCACGCCACGGCGGGAATCGCGATCCTGGAGACCGGCGCCGGCAGTGACGACGACCTGCTGGCCACCCTGCGGGAGCTGATCCCGGCCGACGACCGCTGGCGCCACCGCCACGGCAGCGCGGGCCACGGCCGCGACCACGTGCTGCCGGGCCTGGTCGCCCCGCACGCCACGCTGCCCGTGATCAGCGGCCAACTGGCCCTCGGGGTGTGGCAGTCGGTCGTCCTGGTCGACACCAACGGTGACAACCCCCGGCGTACCGTGCGGCTCTCCTACCTCGGCTGA
- a CDS encoding CDP-glycerol glycerophosphotransferase family protein: protein MTVLLSIVLPVHGVERFLARCLDSILGGPDDGRFELIAVDDRSPDRCGEILDGYAAADHRLRVLHLAENQGLGGAREAGLAQARGTYVWFVDSDDWLPEGSLDAITAELERELAREGAPGTADAPADILLTGFTHVYPDDSTEPNPWRHVLTGSPLVEGGTLREYPALFRTVMSVWNKVFRREFLLGLGVSFGRGFYEDISVTYPALLAAGRIRYLDRSCYNYRRGRPGAITSTASPKHADAFAQYDAIFAALDRQGVEGSLRTLVFERTVKQALTVYDSPGLVPVALRKDFFRRIGVHFARHRPAGYHFPGGVDGLRYRLAARGSRLAYEELRRTGRLPRDLKRGARAVAPAVRRGVRSGARFTAYNAFRRLPLDEHLAVYAAYWHRGYACNPAAIYEKARELAPRIRGVWAVETGEQAAGLPAGVPYVIVNTPGYLKAMATAKYFVNNVNFPRTMVKRSGTVHVQTQHGTPLKMMGMDLRDHPVAARGMDFDRLLEAVGRWDYLVSPNPHTSEHFARAYPGHYEMLDTGYPRNDRLAAATPAEVAAMRARLGLPEGRTAVLYAPTHRDGGDGAFVPLLDVPELARKLGPGFTLLVRAHYFHAGVMPHLTAEAGAAAVVDVSDHPAVEDLCLAADVLVTDYSSMMFDYAVLDRPIVVFAPDWEEYRRDRGVYFDLFAEPPGAVTVDADALAGALLAGDTESAARAKFRERFCPWDDGGAAERVVRRVFPVDPTG, encoded by the coding sequence GTGACAGTCCTCCTCAGCATCGTGTTGCCGGTCCACGGCGTGGAGCGCTTCCTCGCGCGCTGCCTCGACTCGATCCTCGGCGGCCCGGACGACGGCCGGTTCGAACTGATCGCGGTCGACGACCGCTCCCCCGACCGCTGCGGCGAGATCCTGGACGGGTACGCGGCCGCCGACCACCGGCTACGCGTGCTGCACCTGGCCGAGAACCAGGGCCTCGGCGGCGCCCGGGAGGCCGGCCTGGCGCAGGCCCGCGGCACGTACGTCTGGTTCGTCGACAGCGACGACTGGCTGCCCGAGGGCTCGCTGGACGCGATCACCGCCGAACTGGAGCGGGAACTCGCCCGCGAGGGCGCGCCGGGCACGGCGGACGCACCGGCCGACATCCTGCTGACCGGCTTCACCCACGTCTACCCGGACGACTCGACCGAGCCCAACCCCTGGCGGCACGTCCTGACCGGCTCCCCGCTCGTCGAGGGCGGCACTCTGCGCGAGTACCCGGCGCTCTTCAGGACGGTGATGTCGGTCTGGAACAAGGTCTTCCGCCGGGAGTTCCTGCTCGGCCTCGGCGTCTCCTTCGGACGCGGCTTCTACGAGGACATCTCGGTCACCTACCCCGCGCTGCTGGCCGCCGGGCGGATCCGCTACCTCGACCGCTCCTGCTACAACTACCGCCGGGGCCGGCCGGGCGCGATCACCAGCACCGCCTCCCCCAAGCACGCGGACGCCTTCGCCCAGTACGACGCGATCTTCGCCGCGCTGGACCGGCAGGGCGTGGAGGGCTCGCTGCGCACCCTGGTGTTCGAGCGCACCGTCAAGCAGGCGCTGACCGTGTACGACAGCCCCGGGCTCGTGCCGGTGGCCCTGCGCAAGGACTTCTTCCGGCGGATCGGCGTCCACTTCGCCCGCCACCGGCCGGCCGGCTACCACTTCCCCGGCGGCGTCGACGGCCTGCGCTACCGCCTGGCCGCCCGCGGCTCCCGGCTCGCGTACGAGGAGCTGCGCCGCACCGGGCGGCTTCCGCGCGACCTGAAGCGCGGCGCCCGCGCGGTGGCACCGGCGGTGCGGCGCGGTGTGCGCAGCGGCGCCCGCTTCACGGCCTACAACGCCTTCCGCCGACTGCCGCTGGACGAGCACCTGGCGGTGTACGCCGCCTACTGGCACCGGGGCTACGCCTGCAACCCGGCCGCGATCTACGAGAAGGCCCGCGAGCTCGCGCCGCGGATCCGGGGCGTGTGGGCGGTGGAGACCGGCGAGCAGGCGGCCGGACTGCCCGCCGGGGTGCCGTACGTGATCGTCAACACGCCCGGGTACCTGAAGGCGATGGCGACCGCCAAGTACTTCGTCAACAACGTCAACTTCCCGCGCACGATGGTCAAGCGCTCCGGCACGGTGCACGTGCAGACCCAGCACGGCACGCCGCTGAAGATGATGGGCATGGATCTGCGGGACCACCCGGTGGCCGCCCGGGGGATGGACTTCGACCGGCTGCTGGAGGCCGTCGGGCGGTGGGACTACCTGGTCTCGCCCAACCCGCACACCAGCGAGCACTTCGCCCGGGCCTACCCCGGGCACTACGAGATGCTCGACACCGGCTACCCGCGCAACGACCGGCTGGCGGCCGCCACGCCCGCCGAGGTGGCCGCGATGCGCGCCCGCCTGGGGCTGCCCGAGGGGCGTACGGCCGTGCTGTACGCCCCCACCCACCGGGACGGCGGGGACGGCGCCTTCGTCCCGCTGCTGGACGTCCCCGAGCTGGCCCGGAAGCTGGGCCCCGGCTTCACCCTGCTGGTGCGGGCGCACTACTTCCACGCCGGTGTGATGCCCCACCTGACGGCCGAGGCCGGGGCGGCGGCGGTGGTGGACGTCTCCGACCACCCGGCCGTGGAGGACCTCTGCCTCGCGGCGGACGTCCTGGTCACCGACTACTCGTCGATGATGTTCGACTACGCCGTGCTGGACCGCCCGATCGTCGTCTTCGCACCGGACTGGGAGGAGTACCGGCGCGACCGGGGCGTGTACTTCGACCTGTTCGCCGAGCCGCCCGGCGCGGTGACGGTGGACGCCGACGCACTGGCCGGGGCCCTGCTGGCGGGCGACACCGAGTCGGCCGCCCGCGCGAAGTTCCGCGAGCGGTTCTGCCCCTGGGACGACGGCGGCGCGGCCGAGCGGGTGGTACGCCGGGTGTTCCCGGTCGACCCGACCGGCTGA
- a CDS encoding EF-hand domain-containing protein, giving the protein MADIEAARQAFERFDINGDGMISAAEYSRVMAELGDPHVSVAVAESVIKASDGNGDGLLSFEEFWASRNR; this is encoded by the coding sequence ATGGCAGACATCGAGGCGGCCCGTCAGGCCTTCGAGCGGTTCGACATCAACGGTGACGGCATGATCTCCGCCGCCGAGTACTCCCGGGTCATGGCCGAGCTCGGCGACCCGCACGTCTCGGTCGCGGTCGCCGAGTCCGTGATCAAGGCGTCCGACGGCAACGGCGACGGCCTGCTCTCCTTCGAGGAGTTCTGGGCCTCGCGCAACCGCTGA
- a CDS encoding lysophospholipid acyltransferase family protein, with protein MINILTKLVLKPLARAVYRPVIEGLENVPRKGGVILASNHLSFIDSVVIPLTAPRRVHFLAKAEYFTGTGIKGALSRGFFEAIGAVAVERGTYRSAQASLESALAILEDDKAFGIYPEGTRSLDGRLYRGKTGVAWLALTAGVPVVPVALEGPEQILPVGRRIPRVRRVTVRFGAPLEFTELHGQARSAKARRHVTDEVMRAIQELSGQELAETYNELPKAA; from the coding sequence ATGATCAACATCCTCACCAAGCTGGTGCTGAAACCCCTCGCCCGCGCGGTCTACCGGCCCGTGATCGAGGGGCTGGAGAACGTCCCGCGCAAGGGCGGGGTGATCCTCGCCAGCAACCACCTCTCGTTCATCGACAGCGTGGTGATCCCGCTGACGGCGCCGCGCCGGGTGCACTTCCTCGCCAAGGCCGAGTACTTCACCGGGACCGGGATCAAGGGCGCGCTCTCCCGGGGCTTCTTCGAGGCGATCGGCGCCGTCGCGGTGGAGCGCGGCACCTACCGCTCCGCGCAGGCCTCGCTGGAGTCCGCGCTGGCCATCCTGGAGGACGACAAGGCCTTCGGCATCTACCCGGAGGGCACCCGTTCGCTGGACGGCCGGCTGTACCGGGGCAAGACCGGTGTCGCCTGGCTCGCCCTGACCGCAGGGGTGCCCGTGGTGCCGGTGGCCCTGGAGGGCCCGGAGCAGATCCTGCCGGTCGGCCGGCGCATCCCCCGCGTCCGCCGGGTGACCGTCCGGTTCGGGGCTCCGCTGGAGTTCACCGAGCTGCACGGCCAGGCCCGTTCGGCCAAGGCCCGCCGGCACGTCACCGACGAGGTGATGCGGGCGATCCAGGAGCTCTCCGGCCAGGAGCTCGCGGAGACCTACAACGAGCTCCCCAAGGCCGCCTGA